One Arthrobacter sp. FW306-07-I genomic window carries:
- a CDS encoding erythromycin esterase family protein gives MNADGRWAERGEERAAETGQIRRLAHPLATADHLESLVRLAAPARFVCLGEASHGTREYYHWRALLSRRLIEEYGFTWIGVEGDWPDCWRINRWVRGEAGQDMDARRLLAGFERWPTWMWANQEVAEFLTWLRDRNLDLPAHQRTGFYGLDVYSLWDSLREIFSWLEANAEDALPAAMQAWHCFVPYREDPQRYALSGRLVPQSCEADVVALLAEVRRRTLGRMQDNPAAFDAVQNAIVATNAERYYRTMVRGDQQSWNIRDHHMSDTIDRIARHHGPDSKGLVWAHNTHVGDARATDMAHDGKVNIGQLVRQRHPGEVVLAGFASYAGSVTAAESWGSPEWVMDVPAAVHGSHEDLLNEALGEPSVLVFGADRTGPWLTSWRGHRAIGVVYNPHRERGNYVPTRMGERYDALFWHPRTEALRPLHHEYQPGGPEFETEPSGF, from the coding sequence ATGAACGCTGACGGCCGCTGGGCTGAGCGGGGTGAGGAACGGGCGGCTGAAACGGGCCAGATCCGCCGCCTCGCCCACCCCCTGGCCACGGCGGACCACCTCGAATCCCTGGTCCGCCTCGCTGCCCCCGCCCGGTTCGTCTGCCTTGGCGAGGCATCGCACGGCACCCGGGAGTATTACCACTGGCGGGCGCTGCTCAGCCGGCGGCTCATCGAAGAGTACGGCTTCACATGGATCGGGGTGGAAGGGGACTGGCCGGACTGCTGGCGGATCAACCGCTGGGTCCGGGGCGAGGCCGGCCAGGACATGGATGCCCGCCGGCTGCTGGCGGGCTTTGAACGCTGGCCCACCTGGATGTGGGCCAACCAGGAGGTGGCGGAGTTCCTCACCTGGCTGCGCGACCGGAACCTGGACCTCCCCGCGCACCAGCGCACCGGCTTCTACGGCCTCGATGTCTACTCCCTGTGGGATTCGCTGCGGGAGATCTTCTCCTGGCTCGAGGCCAACGCCGAGGACGCCCTCCCGGCCGCCATGCAGGCCTGGCACTGCTTCGTTCCGTACCGCGAGGACCCCCAGCGGTATGCCTTGAGCGGCCGGCTGGTGCCACAGTCCTGCGAGGCGGACGTGGTGGCACTGCTGGCGGAGGTCCGGCGGCGAACGCTGGGCCGGATGCAGGATAATCCGGCGGCCTTCGACGCCGTCCAGAATGCCATCGTGGCCACCAACGCTGAGCGCTACTACCGCACCATGGTGCGCGGCGACCAGCAGTCCTGGAACATCCGGGACCACCACATGAGCGACACCATCGACCGGATCGCGCGCCACCACGGACCGGACTCCAAGGGGCTGGTGTGGGCGCACAACACGCACGTGGGCGATGCCCGGGCAACGGACATGGCGCATGACGGCAAGGTCAACATCGGGCAGCTGGTCCGGCAGCGGCACCCCGGAGAGGTGGTGCTGGCGGGGTTCGCGTCCTACGCCGGCTCGGTCACCGCAGCGGAGTCATGGGGATCACCGGAGTGGGTAATGGATGTGCCTGCCGCCGTACACGGGAGCCACGAGGACCTCCTCAACGAGGCACTGGGCGAGCCGTCCGTCCTGGTGTTCGGTGCCGACAGGACCGGGCCCTGGCTCACCTCCTGGCGCGGCCACCGGGCCATCGGCGTGGTGTACAACCCGCACCGGGAGCGGGGCAACTACGTCCCCACGCGGATGGGGGAACGCTACGACGCCCTGTTCTGGCATCCCCGGACCGAGGCGCTGCGGCCGCTGCACCACGAGTACCAGCCCGGCGGACCCGAGTTCGAGACCGAGCCCTCCGGGTTCTAG
- a CDS encoding phosphoribosyltransferase, whose protein sequence is MVAFHDRSDAGRRLGKRLAGLRGRDVVVLGLPRGGVPVAFEVAKALEAPLDVIVVRKLGVPFQPEVAMGAIGEGGVRVLDARTMSLARVSQEDLQQVERQERALLESRVARFRQGRPRINLDGRTVIIVDDGIATGSTARAACQVARHLGAAKVILAVPVAPARAIVELKEPDDVVCLLSPQHFQAVGYYYHDFSPTEDGEVVQLLDAAASPARRRAEEGGDGSLEQDVEIPNGRVVLRGSLYLPARCDGTVLFAHGSGSSRHSPRNRFVASVLHGAGLGTLLLDLLTPEEEVNRANVFDIALLAHRLSSATHWLEARHDGSAGRIGYFGASTGAGAALWAAAEPGAQVEAVVSRGGRPDLAGPRLAAVKAPTLLIVGGADTQVLALNRQAMAQMQAPTRLEVVPGATHLFEEPGTLAMAASLAADWFRQYLLPEPVGRSRPEARDER, encoded by the coding sequence ATGGTTGCGTTTCATGACAGGTCCGACGCCGGGCGGCGGCTGGGCAAACGGCTTGCGGGCCTGCGAGGACGGGACGTGGTGGTGCTGGGCCTGCCCCGCGGCGGTGTCCCGGTGGCGTTCGAAGTAGCAAAGGCCCTCGAAGCGCCGCTGGACGTGATCGTGGTGCGGAAACTGGGGGTTCCGTTCCAGCCCGAGGTGGCCATGGGGGCCATCGGGGAGGGCGGAGTCCGCGTCCTGGATGCGCGCACCATGTCCCTGGCCCGGGTTTCGCAGGAGGACCTGCAGCAAGTGGAACGGCAGGAACGGGCACTGCTGGAAAGCAGGGTGGCGCGGTTCCGCCAAGGGCGTCCCCGCATCAACCTCGACGGCCGCACGGTGATCATCGTGGATGACGGCATCGCCACCGGTTCCACCGCCAGGGCCGCTTGCCAGGTGGCCCGGCACCTCGGCGCGGCGAAAGTGATCCTTGCCGTTCCTGTTGCCCCTGCCCGTGCCATCGTGGAGCTGAAGGAACCGGACGACGTCGTCTGCCTGCTCTCGCCCCAGCACTTCCAGGCCGTGGGCTACTACTACCACGACTTCTCGCCCACCGAAGATGGCGAGGTGGTGCAGTTGCTGGACGCCGCCGCATCCCCGGCACGCCGCCGCGCCGAGGAAGGCGGGGACGGGAGCCTGGAGCAGGACGTGGAGATTCCCAACGGCCGGGTGGTGTTGAGGGGCAGCCTCTACCTGCCCGCCAGGTGCGACGGCACCGTCCTCTTTGCCCACGGCAGCGGCAGCAGCCGGCACAGTCCCCGCAACCGCTTCGTCGCCTCCGTGCTGCACGGGGCAGGCCTGGGCACCCTGCTGCTTGACCTGCTTACCCCGGAGGAGGAGGTCAACCGGGCGAACGTGTTCGACATCGCCCTGCTGGCACACCGCCTTTCCTCGGCAACCCATTGGCTGGAGGCACGGCACGACGGCTCGGCCGGCCGGATCGGCTACTTCGGGGCCAGCACCGGCGCGGGCGCCGCCCTGTGGGCCGCCGCAGAGCCCGGCGCCCAGGTTGAAGCCGTGGTGTCCCGTGGCGGACGTCCGGACCTGGCAGGCCCGCGGCTGGCGGCCGTGAAAGCGCCCACCCTCCTGATCGTCGGTGGCGCGGACACGCAGGTGCTGGCCCTCAACCGGCAGGCTATGGCCCAGATGCAGGCCCCCACCCGGCTGGAGGTTGTCCCGGGCGCCACCCATCTCTTCGAAGAGCCCGGCACCCTGGCCATGGCAGCCAGCCTTGCCGCGGACTGGTTCCGGCAGTACCTTCTGCCCGAGCCGGTGGGGCGGTCCAGGCCGGAGGCCAGGGATGAACGCTGA
- a CDS encoding CU044_2847 family protein, whose amino-acid sequence MTEVLRYEVGSGTVLVEAADDSYGVDHPARNEQGILDTGRRLEDALASVRPAARAALEAMAELTPEKIEIEFGVKLAGDAGAVIAKSSSDAHFVLRMSWAPAAAAVPGEEIMHGG is encoded by the coding sequence ATGACCGAGGTGCTGCGGTACGAAGTGGGATCCGGGACCGTGCTTGTCGAGGCTGCTGATGACAGCTACGGCGTGGACCATCCCGCACGGAACGAGCAGGGAATCCTGGACACGGGCAGGCGACTGGAAGATGCACTCGCCAGCGTCCGCCCCGCCGCCCGCGCAGCACTGGAGGCCATGGCGGAACTAACTCCGGAAAAGATCGAAATCGAATTCGGCGTCAAGCTTGCGGGGGACGCAGGGGCCGTGATTGCCAAGAGCAGTTCCGATGCCCACTTTGTCCTCCGCATGTCCTGGGCCCCTGCCGCGGCAGCGGTGCCCGGGGAAGAAATCATGCATGGCGGGTGA
- a CDS encoding SPW repeat domain-containing protein, with protein MKKWYRWQDYVAAAAGLFTAVAVLFTRQQNMSTTLMLVFGGLLVVSGIINLAMPGTPAMEYVQAILAAGLVLSPWLGTYTGATGAAWTSWIAGAVALVVTAVAIKPSTDVRRTYRVSH; from the coding sequence GTGAAGAAGTGGTATCGGTGGCAGGACTACGTAGCTGCTGCCGCCGGACTCTTTACCGCGGTGGCGGTCCTGTTCACGCGGCAGCAAAACATGTCCACCACCCTCATGCTCGTCTTCGGCGGGCTCCTGGTGGTCAGCGGCATCATCAACCTGGCCATGCCGGGAACTCCGGCCATGGAATACGTGCAGGCCATCCTCGCAGCAGGACTGGTCCTCTCGCCATGGCTCGGAACATACACGGGCGCGACGGGGGCTGCCTGGACGTCATGGATCGCAGGGGCAGTGGCACTGGTGGTAACAGCGGTGGCCATCAAGCCCAGCACCGACGTCCGCCGGACTTACCGCGTCTCGCATTAG